A single window of Candidatus Eisenbacteria bacterium DNA harbors:
- a CDS encoding pyridoxal phosphate-dependent aminotransferase, translated as MATPPLSERSRIMPASPIRRLAHYADGAKTRGLRVYHLNIGQPDVEAPELVMERLHSYPGKFIPYGPSQGQPELVEGFRRYYEKLGHKLSAENIFITTGGSEAALIAFLVLFNPGDEILVPEPFYTNYNGFAVMADVRLVPVPTRVEDGYRLPPLAEFESRVNGRTRAILACSPNNPTGTVYSDEEWEMLRDLARRRDLFLISDEAYREFVYEGPSPARSALSLAGIEDRVVVVDSLSKRLSLCGARVGALVTRNPDIWKAALKVGQARLCSPSAEQYAAAALPDVPEAYTRRVREEYRRRRDLVFDALSAIPGVVCRRPSGAFYICAKLPVTSAEDFAIFLLESFSLEGATVMVAPNDGFYATPGRGRNEIRIAYVLQEADLAKAMEVLRAGLETFSRQAAAGKAP; from the coding sequence ATGGCCACTCCACCGCTTTCCGAACGCAGCCGCATCATGCCGGCATCGCCGATCCGGCGCCTGGCGCACTACGCCGACGGCGCGAAGACCCGCGGGCTCAGGGTCTACCATCTCAACATCGGCCAGCCGGACGTCGAGGCGCCCGAGCTGGTGATGGAGCGGCTGCACTCCTACCCCGGCAAGTTCATCCCCTATGGCCCCTCGCAGGGCCAGCCGGAGCTGGTCGAGGGCTTCCGGCGCTATTACGAGAAGCTGGGCCACAAGCTCTCCGCCGAGAACATCTTCATCACCACCGGCGGCAGCGAGGCGGCGCTGATCGCGTTCCTGGTGTTGTTCAACCCGGGCGACGAGATCCTGGTGCCCGAGCCCTTCTACACCAACTACAACGGCTTCGCGGTGATGGCCGACGTCCGGCTGGTGCCCGTGCCCACGCGCGTGGAGGACGGCTACCGGCTGCCGCCGCTGGCGGAGTTCGAGTCGCGCGTGAACGGCCGCACCCGGGCCATCCTGGCGTGCTCGCCCAACAATCCCACTGGTACCGTCTACTCCGACGAGGAGTGGGAGATGCTGCGCGACCTGGCCCGCCGCCGCGACCTGTTCCTGATCTCCGACGAGGCCTACCGCGAGTTCGTATACGAGGGGCCCTCGCCGGCGCGCAGCGCGCTCTCGCTGGCCGGCATCGAGGACCGAGTGGTGGTGGTGGACAGCCTCTCGAAGCGGTTGAGCCTGTGTGGCGCCCGCGTGGGCGCGCTGGTGACGCGCAATCCCGACATCTGGAAGGCCGCGCTGAAGGTGGGCCAGGCGCGGTTGTGCTCGCCCAGCGCCGAGCAGTATGCGGCCGCGGCGCTGCCGGATGTGCCCGAGGCCTACACCCGGCGCGTGCGCGAGGAGTACCGCCGCCGCCGGGACCTGGTCTTCGACGCCCTCTCCGCCATCCCGGGCGTGGTGTGCCGCAGGCCCAGCGGCGCGTTCTACATCTGTGCGAAGCTGCCGGTGACCTCGGCCGAGGACTTCGCCATCTTCCTGCTGGAGAGCTTCAGCTTGGAGGGCGCCACCGTGATGGTGGCCCCCAACGACGGGTTCTACGCCACGCCGGGGCGTGGTCGTAACGAGATCCGGATCGCATATGTGTTGCAGGAGGCCGACTTGGCGAAGGCCATGGAGGTGCTCCGGGCGGGCCTGGAGACGTTTTCCAGACAGGCCGCCGCCGGGAAAGCCCCTTGA
- a CDS encoding CPBP family intramembrane metalloprotease: protein MDAARLDLKGISSFLSITFVATYAIELALILGGFRITRLPAGYGQLVIAAVMWVPALAAVLTIRLVTREGFAIANCRFGSWKPYLASGVLVPLCFVLIYGLTWLLGLGRPDWEMRLFRDILRSSGGAGLSHVPSPAIVLPALFLVTLVTAPFLNGLLGLGEELGWRGYLLPKLMVLGKPRAYLLLGIVWGLWHLPLILIGFTYPGHPVLGTLAFLLLTTTFGIYLNELSLRHRSSILAGWIHGVFNSQKLGVWVVLFPSVNPLLGGFAGLVGIGVWLALGVWEMRRHE, encoded by the coding sequence ATGGATGCAGCCCGGCTGGACCTCAAGGGCATCTCCTCGTTTCTCTCCATCACGTTTGTTGCCACGTATGCGATCGAGCTCGCCCTGATCCTGGGCGGGTTCCGCATCACGCGGCTTCCCGCCGGCTACGGTCAACTGGTCATCGCGGCGGTCATGTGGGTGCCGGCGCTGGCCGCGGTGCTGACCATCCGGCTCGTCACCCGGGAAGGCTTCGCGATCGCGAACTGCCGGTTCGGCTCCTGGAAGCCCTACCTGGCGTCGGGCGTGCTCGTGCCTCTCTGCTTCGTCCTCATCTACGGGTTGACATGGCTGCTGGGGCTGGGCCGGCCGGACTGGGAGATGCGGCTGTTCCGGGATATCCTCCGCTCCTCCGGCGGGGCCGGCCTATCGCACGTGCCCTCGCCCGCGATCGTGCTCCCCGCGCTGTTCCTGGTGACGCTGGTCACGGCGCCCTTCCTCAACGGCCTGCTGGGCCTTGGCGAGGAACTCGGCTGGCGCGGGTACCTGCTGCCCAAGTTGATGGTTTTGGGCAAGCCCAGGGCCTACCTGCTCCTGGGAATCGTCTGGGGGCTGTGGCATCTGCCGTTGATTCTGATCGGCTTCACCTACCCGGGTCATCCCGTCCTCGGCACGCTTGCCTTTCTGCTCCTCACCACCACGTTCGGGATCTACCTGAACGAGTTGAGCCTCCGCCACAGGAGCTCGATCCTGGCAGGCTGGATCCACGGGGTGTTCAACAGCCAGAAGCTGGGAGTGTGGGTGGTGCTCTTCCCTTCCGTGAACCCCCTGCTCGGCGGCTTTGCCGGCCTCGTGGGCATCGGGGTGTGGCTGGCGCTCGGGGTGTGGGAGATGCGGCGGCACGAATGA
- the thiL gene encoding thiamine-phosphate kinase gives MGTRKCTLAQLGEFGLIDLLARTLGGPGFERGPAAGRRRAHGVPGRARGKTGTPREARGGGGASPVRIGIGDDAAVLRVPAGSDLVFTTDSLFEGVHFRLDWATPEEIGWKALAASASDLAAMGARPLACVVALGAPRGSRVERLLELYRGMRRAAKAMGLPVTGGDTSRADCLALSVSAVGVVPRGRAVPRDGGRPRDVIYVTGSLGDSALGLELLRRASAKRGGVRTLRQSSDRHVQHLLRRHFRPEPRLAAAARVMGLRPTSMIDVSDGLSSELGHLERAAGVCAHIDTDSLPLGSSLCAVSERLGLDPIHFALGGGEDYELLFTIPPAMPRRGALRSLVPGVPLNAIGYLGRASRGSSGRGDSGSSSRTAGFDHFR, from the coding sequence ATGGGCACACGGAAGTGCACGCTTGCGCAACTCGGGGAATTCGGCCTGATTGACCTGCTGGCGCGCACGCTGGGCGGACCGGGGTTCGAGCGCGGGCCCGCGGCCGGGCGGCGACGCGCGCACGGCGTGCCCGGGCGCGCGCGCGGCAAGACCGGGACGCCGCGCGAGGCCCGCGGCGGCGGCGGCGCCTCCCCCGTCCGGATCGGTATCGGCGACGACGCCGCGGTGCTGCGTGTGCCCGCGGGCAGCGACCTGGTGTTCACCACCGACAGCCTCTTCGAAGGCGTGCACTTCCGTCTCGACTGGGCCACGCCGGAGGAAATCGGGTGGAAGGCGCTGGCCGCGAGCGCCAGCGACCTGGCCGCCATGGGCGCGCGGCCGCTGGCGTGCGTGGTGGCGCTCGGCGCGCCGCGCGGCTCCCGGGTGGAGCGGCTTCTGGAGCTGTACCGCGGCATGCGGCGGGCCGCGAAAGCCATGGGCCTGCCGGTGACGGGAGGCGACACCTCGCGCGCCGATTGCCTGGCCCTCTCGGTCTCAGCCGTCGGGGTGGTGCCGCGCGGGCGGGCGGTGCCGCGAGACGGGGGCCGGCCGCGCGACGTGATCTACGTCACCGGCTCGCTGGGCGATTCCGCCCTGGGGCTGGAGCTGCTGCGCCGCGCGTCCGCGAAGCGCGGCGGGGTGCGCACCCTGCGCCAGTCGTCCGACCGCCACGTGCAGCACCTGCTCCGCCGCCACTTCCGGCCCGAACCGCGGCTGGCCGCGGCGGCCCGCGTGATGGGGCTTCGGCCCACGTCCATGATCGACGTGAGCGACGGGCTCTCCTCCGAGCTGGGCCACCTGGAGCGCGCCGCGGGCGTGTGCGCGCACATCGACACCGACTCGCTGCCGCTGGGCTCCTCGCTGTGCGCGGTGTCGGAGCGGCTGGGGCTCGACCCCATCCACTTCGCGCTCGGCGGCGGCGAGGACTACGAGCTGCTCTTCACCATCCCCCCGGCCATGCCGCGGCGGGGCGCGCTGCGCTCGCTGGTGCCCGGCGTGCCGCTCAACGCCATCGGCTACCTGGGACGGGCGTCGCGCGGGAGTTCGGGCCGCGGCGATTCCGGATCTTCCTCCCGCACCGCGGGCTTCGACCACTTCCGTTGA
- a CDS encoding DUF72 domain-containing protein, whose translation MSTDKTPGSRKEVLPPSPPLRLGTSSWSSADWVGPFYPPGTPPREYLSFYATRYDTVEVDSTWYRVPRASMVDGWRDSTPGGFAFAAKVPRSITHEKALVDCAEDMAGFVKVMERLGEKLGPLLLQFEYVAKGKDPDEYRTGAGFLSRLEAFLPSLPSGHRFVVEVRNETWLGPRLLDMLRARNVSLALTAYFTMPAAGHWMKLVDQAGGPPGEIAYVRFLGHHRRMDEQVAAAVKAGTRATAWGSLLEDRSAEVEQWIPALRDLVSRRIPVFAYFNNHYAGYGPGSLELFRKLWERLKA comes from the coding sequence ATGAGCACGGACAAAACCCCGGGGAGCCGGAAGGAAGTGCTTCCCCCCTCTCCCCCGCTTCGCCTCGGCACCTCCAGCTGGTCCAGCGCCGACTGGGTAGGCCCGTTCTACCCACCGGGCACGCCGCCGCGGGAGTACCTCTCCTTCTATGCCACCCGCTACGACACCGTGGAGGTGGACTCCACGTGGTACCGGGTGCCACGCGCCTCCATGGTGGACGGCTGGCGCGACTCCACCCCCGGCGGGTTCGCGTTCGCCGCCAAGGTTCCCCGGAGCATCACCCACGAGAAGGCGCTGGTGGACTGTGCGGAAGACATGGCCGGATTCGTTAAGGTGATGGAGCGCCTGGGGGAGAAGCTGGGCCCGCTGCTGCTGCAGTTCGAGTACGTGGCCAAGGGCAAGGATCCGGACGAGTACCGCACCGGCGCGGGGTTTCTCTCGAGGCTCGAGGCCTTCCTGCCCTCGCTGCCCTCCGGTCACCGCTTTGTGGTGGAGGTGCGCAACGAGACCTGGCTCGGCCCGCGACTTCTCGACATGCTGCGCGCACGAAATGTATCGCTGGCGCTCACCGCGTACTTCACCATGCCCGCCGCCGGCCACTGGATGAAGCTCGTGGACCAGGCCGGCGGCCCCCCGGGGGAGATCGCCTACGTGCGCTTCCTGGGCCATCACCGCAGGATGGACGAGCAGGTGGCCGCGGCGGTGAAGGCGGGCACGCGCGCCACCGCGTGGGGCTCGCTGCTGGAGGACCGCAGCGCGGAAGTGGAACAGTGGATTCCCGCGCTGCGCGACCTGGTCTCCCGCCGCATCCCGGTGTTCGCGTACTTCAACAACCACTACGCGGGGTACGGGCCGGGGTCGCTGGAGCTGTTCCGGAAGTTGTGGGAGCGGCTGAAGGCGTAG
- a CDS encoding cold shock domain-containing protein gives MSGLQLGGGAVTRTTGSVKWFSESRGYGFITPEGANDDVFVHFSAIQDTGFKTLHTGERVEFELIEDSRGKLATNVTKS, from the coding sequence ATGTCGGGTCTTCAACTTGGAGGAGGCGCCGTGACGAGAACGACAGGCTCCGTGAAATGGTTCAGCGAATCCCGGGGCTATGGGTTCATTACGCCGGAAGGCGCAAATGACGACGTGTTCGTTCACTTCTCGGCAATTCAGGACACCGGCTTCAAGACGCTCCACACAGGTGAACGCGTGGAGTTCGAACTGATCGAGGACTCGCGCGGCAAGCTGGCGACGAACGTCACCAAGTCCTAG
- a CDS encoding zinc-ribbon domain containing protein — protein MDLQDKQIACKDCGAQFTFTVGEQEFYRQKGFEHAPTRCKNCRESKKQGGGMGGGGGSREMFSATCTQCGAPTQVPFNPSPGKPVYCRDCYQSRKR, from the coding sequence ATGGATCTTCAGGACAAGCAGATCGCGTGTAAGGACTGTGGCGCCCAGTTCACCTTTACGGTCGGAGAGCAGGAGTTCTACCGCCAGAAAGGGTTCGAGCACGCACCGACCCGGTGCAAGAACTGCAGGGAGAGCAAGAAGCAGGGCGGCGGGATGGGCGGCGGCGGCGGTTCGCGCGAGATGTTCAGCGCGACCTGCACGCAGTGCGGCGCTCCCACCCAGGTGCCGTTCAACCCGTCGCCGGGCAAGCCCGTCTACTGTCGGGACTGCTACCAGTCGAGGAAGCGTTAG